From Candidatus Nomurabacteria bacterium, one genomic window encodes:
- a CDS encoding tail fiber domain-containing protein: MSRPKISTSTLLQRAIFVLFAVIVPSSVLFGVLAKPAQAAPSSQLNFQARLQSNTGALIPDGNYHVEFKIYDSLASGASAQGVCSLDSSTDDCLWLETRTGANVIAVQNGYLTANLGSVTAFGSGIDWSQQLYLSINIGGNGGSPSWDGEMSPRLQITATPFSFVSAISRALNSADTNSASTDSSDVVIGSGDASGATSNSGDILIDTGTATGTTGVIRLGAANASALYFGNATTDPDFTFSGAGAFTIASLDCTGNANGGALTANGSGVISCSDDDGGGGGSGVTTVGALDGGTPDAKGAFISGTTIYLQSASATYPGLVNTTTQTFAGDKTFSGSLTVANVGAIATQKGTDYSTTGTSNNVNFGNAGLYRLTGASAQTITGIAGGADGKILTIVNAGSASATISNNSGSSSAANRITTGTGADVSLPVGSSITLIYDAADALWRANGDVAGGSGSGITSFTLAGTSGSNQTITNGDTLTIAAGGNITTTGGATDTITIATVNNPTFSTSVSTPSITSAGALAISAATATDTTINAGTTGQVQIGGTSTGDILLGGGSGSTGCTVTNSTGAFACSSTLNGATISGGTISGGSLSATAVNGLSVSGGTITVGTWNGTALTDAYVSDTLTSSIFIGSGSTTDAIDLATAEVAGTLADGNVSDTLTIGSSSTVDWTALSNYPAACSAGTAVTTIGDTLTCTAFAPSSGSSNYVQLQGTTPGSQQTGHLNISGTGIFGSSVLTSALDTSAAGALAVGNTTATSVSICNSAACDTLTLANNADADTITIGDSLDTTAINSTGWSVTGAGALKVVSIDSNTATTLGIGNTTATALSLCNSAACDTLTLGTNADADTITVGDSLDTFSLASTAFTVSTAGALSGITTISTSSTINTNTFNATTLTFSGANPSISASTAATNISLNAGTTGQVQIGGTSTGDILLGGGSGSTGCTVTNSTGAFACSSTLNGATISGGTISGGSLSATAVNGLSVSGGTITVGTWNGTQIGATYGGTGQTTVTTGDLLYGSAANTWGKLAAVASGSCLISNGVGVAPSWGSCGTGLFTDAGAHTYLTSTSDQLVVGSSSSQSAKFAVVGTADEIQLLIKANATQTNTAIVQGQDSTGAELFSIRAPDEYTVYLGYRAGYIDDGSGGQNVGVGSNALLNNVAGYYNVAIGSNALSSNDDGASNIAIGQQALTTNVSGTQNTAVGGSALINSTGNYNTALGFEAGSTTTGAENLFLGYKAGDNLTTGSYNILIGNEIDATSATGDYQLNIGNILYGTTINGTGTTLSTGNLGVGTASPGARLEVKSQAGGSQVGLIVDNNTSTGDILQLKDGGSTVFTVANGGNVTIQGNVLPGTDDTYDLGDNTHRWANIYLGGETIHLGTSTSDEATFGYNTTTNVLTVQSTGSITLANDTTVSSNTIYLGVNDSGSGDRQLRIYGGGAGTSEGGQITLYTSADYDTSIDSYVLDVYQDSFRIFTGGTVRFSIQSTGVADFAGDLTVSGGNLGIGTAANSSYILYAYYDSDTYARLNNDDNGDFYISGANADLYVVDDTNASYYTRIHHNGTNGYIDTGAGDLYLRPNSNTVRVTNINASNSVFGGYIGGGIASSNTAVGATNACRSTATDGFGAYIIGTCSSLRKFKDNIADLTLDINTLRLLHPVEFDWNIDNNQHSIGFVAEEVEQVSPLLAEYADGQLSGVAYNLMSSLLVKSVQQLDVQVQSMDARLSVVESGNFSGNLRVAGNTQLIGNLTVAGYTTLTNLTVTGNTTVANLTVNGKIITAGATPTVVLGANTVVGQNGTVSIEGNDTAGTITYISGTQNLPTHDLSTGKQLEVTFSSEYGSAPKITLTSTSSSASLVSYYVTKTTTGFAINFTSAPAAGQTYSFDYQVVQ, from the coding sequence ATGTCCAGACCTAAAATTTCAACCAGCACACTGCTGCAGCGAGCAATTTTCGTACTGTTCGCTGTCATCGTCCCCAGCAGTGTGCTGTTTGGTGTTTTAGCTAAACCTGCCCAAGCCGCCCCCAGTAGCCAACTAAACTTCCAGGCTAGACTTCAATCTAACACTGGGGCTCTAATCCCTGATGGTAACTACCATGTAGAGTTTAAGATCTACGACTCTCTAGCCTCTGGAGCCTCAGCTCAGGGTGTCTGTTCACTCGACAGTAGCACTGACGACTGTCTGTGGCTGGAAACTCGAACTGGAGCTAACGTGATCGCTGTCCAGAATGGCTATCTGACAGCCAACCTCGGTAGTGTCACTGCCTTTGGTTCTGGCATCGACTGGAGTCAACAACTCTACCTCAGCATCAACATTGGTGGTAACGGTGGCTCCCCAAGCTGGGATGGTGAAATGAGTCCAAGGTTGCAGATAACCGCCACACCATTCTCGTTTGTCTCGGCTATCTCTAGAGCTCTGAACAGTGCCGACACTAACTCGGCCTCAACTGACTCGTCAGACGTCGTGATTGGCTCAGGAGATGCCAGTGGAGCCACATCAAACTCTGGAGACATCCTGATCGACACTGGTACAGCTACCGGTACTACAGGTGTCATCCGACTCGGTGCAGCTAACGCCAGTGCTCTCTACTTTGGTAACGCCACTACCGACCCAGACTTCACCTTCAGTGGGGCTGGAGCCTTCACCATTGCCAGTCTAGACTGTACCGGCAATGCCAATGGTGGAGCACTAACAGCCAATGGCTCAGGAGTTATATCCTGTTCTGATGATGATGGGGGAGGTGGGGGGTCGGGTGTTACGACAGTCGGAGCATTAGATGGAGGCACGCCAGATGCCAAAGGTGCATTTATATCTGGTACAACCATCTATCTGCAATCTGCAAGTGCTACCTATCCAGGACTAGTCAATACTACCACTCAAACCTTTGCAGGGGATAAGACGTTTAGTGGTTCGCTAACAGTAGCAAATGTTGGTGCAATTGCGACTCAAAAAGGAACGGACTATTCTACAACCGGTACTTCTAATAACGTTAATTTTGGCAATGCAGGACTTTACCGCCTAACCGGCGCTAGTGCTCAAACTATTACCGGTATCGCTGGTGGTGCAGATGGAAAAATCCTAACCATAGTTAATGCCGGATCTGCTAGTGCTACTATATCTAACAATTCTGGCTCCTCAAGCGCAGCTAATCGTATTACGACCGGTACTGGTGCGGACGTGTCGTTGCCAGTCGGCTCATCTATTACTCTTATCTATGATGCGGCCGATGCACTATGGCGAGCAAATGGTGATGTAGCCGGGGGCTCCGGCTCCGGCATAACTAGCTTTACCTTAGCCGGGACATCAGGCTCTAATCAGACGATTACCAATGGTGACACCTTAACGATTGCTGCCGGTGGCAATATTACTACGACGGGTGGAGCGACAGACACAATAACCATTGCTACAGTTAATAACCCAACATTCTCTACTAGTGTATCCACACCATCAATTACATCTGCTGGGGCGCTCGCCATTAGCGCCGCAACCGCAACTGATACTACAATTAACGCTGGCACCACTGGCCAAGTCCAGATAGGCGGCACAAGCACTGGTGACATCCTCCTAGGTGGTGGCTCAGGCTCAACTGGCTGTACAGTCACTAACTCTACTGGAGCATTTGCTTGTAGCTCTACACTAAACGGCGCTACTATCTCTGGTGGTACCATCTCAGGTGGTAGCCTAAGTGCTACAGCCGTCAATGGTCTATCTGTTTCAGGTGGAACCATAACGGTCGGTACCTGGAATGGCACAGCCCTAACAGATGCCTATGTCTCAGATACTCTAACCTCATCTATATTTATTGGTTCTGGCTCGACCACTGATGCCATAGATCTAGCTACAGCTGAAGTCGCTGGTACGTTAGCTGACGGTAACGTAAGTGATACTCTAACCATTGGTTCATCTAGTACTGTCGATTGGACAGCTCTATCTAACTACCCAGCAGCCTGTTCTGCTGGTACAGCCGTAACCACCATAGGTGACACGCTGACATGTACAGCGTTTGCCCCATCCTCAGGATCATCTAACTATGTACAGCTTCAAGGTACTACACCGGGCTCACAACAGACGGGTCATCTAAATATATCTGGCACTGGTATCTTTGGAAGCTCAGTACTTACATCAGCACTAGATACCTCAGCAGCTGGAGCGTTAGCAGTTGGCAATACTACGGCTACTAGCGTTTCTATCTGTAACTCCGCTGCCTGTGACACCCTCACTCTAGCCAACAATGCTGATGCTGACACGATCACGATTGGGGATAGCTTAGATACTACTGCCATCAACTCAACTGGCTGGTCTGTTACCGGAGCCGGAGCGCTTAAAGTAGTATCCATAGACTCAAATACTGCTACGACTCTAGGTATTGGTAATACTACAGCCACAGCACTAAGTCTATGTAACTCCGCTGCCTGTGACACACTGACTCTCGGAACTAACGCCGACGCAGATACGATCACAGTAGGGGATTCATTAGATACCTTCAGCCTTGCGTCGACAGCCTTCACAGTTTCTACGGCAGGAGCCCTCTCAGGAATTACGACTATATCTACTAGTTCAACCATTAATACCAACACCTTCAATGCCACAACACTTACATTCTCAGGTGCTAACCCAAGCATAAGTGCTTCTACCGCAGCTACTAACATTAGTCTTAACGCTGGCACCACTGGCCAAGTCCAGATAGGCGGCACAAGCACTGGTGACATCCTCCTAGGTGGTGGCTCAGGCTCAACTGGCTGTACAGTCACTAACTCTACTGGAGCATTTGCTTGTAGCTCTACACTAAACGGCGCTACTATCTCTGGTGGTACCATCTCAGGTGGTAGCCTAAGTGCTACAGCCGTCAATGGTCTATCTGTTTCAGGTGGAACCATAACGGTCGGTACCTGGAATGGAACACAAATAGGTGCAACTTATGGCGGCACTGGTCAAACAACGGTGACTACAGGCGATTTACTTTATGGTTCAGCAGCTAACACATGGGGTAAGTTAGCAGCCGTAGCTTCCGGTTCGTGTCTAATATCTAATGGAGTAGGGGTAGCTCCTAGTTGGGGTAGTTGTGGAACTGGTTTATTCACCGATGCCGGCGCACACACCTATCTCACGTCTACGTCTGATCAACTTGTTGTCGGTTCTAGCTCATCGCAAAGTGCCAAATTTGCCGTCGTAGGCACTGCAGACGAAATCCAACTATTGATTAAGGCGAACGCAACTCAAACAAATACCGCAATCGTTCAGGGTCAAGACTCAACTGGAGCTGAGCTATTTAGCATCCGTGCCCCAGATGAATATACAGTCTATTTAGGATACAGAGCAGGCTATATCGATGACGGTTCTGGAGGTCAAAACGTTGGCGTAGGTAGTAACGCGCTCCTAAACAATGTGGCCGGATACTATAACGTAGCAATCGGCTCTAATGCTCTAAGTTCTAATGATGACGGTGCTTCAAACATTGCCATCGGTCAACAAGCATTAACTACAAACGTTAGCGGTACTCAAAACACTGCAGTCGGTGGCTCAGCATTAATAAACAGTACTGGCAACTACAATACTGCCCTTGGCTTTGAAGCTGGCTCTACTACAACAGGAGCAGAAAACCTTTTCTTAGGCTACAAAGCAGGAGATAACTTAACCACAGGTAGTTACAACATCCTTATCGGTAACGAGATTGATGCAACTTCGGCAACAGGTGATTACCAGTTGAATATTGGAAATATACTGTATGGGACAACTATTAACGGAACAGGCACAACACTTAGTACAGGTAACCTTGGTGTAGGTACCGCATCCCCTGGCGCAAGACTAGAAGTTAAGTCTCAAGCAGGTGGCTCACAAGTAGGACTGATAGTAGATAATAATACTTCTACGGGGGATATCTTGCAGCTTAAAGATGGAGGTTCAACAGTATTTACCGTAGCGAATGGAGGTAATGTCACGATTCAGGGAAATGTTCTACCGGGCACAGACGACACTTATGATTTGGGCGACAACACTCATAGATGGGCTAATATTTACTTGGGTGGCGAAACAATTCACCTTGGGACTTCAACATCAGATGAAGCTACGTTTGGGTATAACACAACCACAAATGTACTTACTGTTCAAAGTACAGGCAGTATAACCTTGGCAAACGATACAACAGTTTCTTCAAATACTATCTATCTTGGAGTTAACGATTCTGGTTCAGGTGATAGGCAATTAAGGATTTATGGTGGTGGTGCGGGTACATCAGAAGGTGGACAGATAACACTTTACACCTCAGCTGATTACGATACCTCCATAGACAGCTATGTACTGGATGTCTACCAAGACTCCTTTAGAATTTTTACGGGTGGTACTGTAAGATTCTCAATCCAATCTACGGGTGTCGCCGATTTCGCTGGTGATCTCACGGTTTCCGGGGGTAATCTGGGAATAGGCACCGCAGCTAACTCATCATACATCTTGTATGCCTATTATGACTCCGACACCTATGCTCGGCTTAACAATGATGACAACGGTGATTTTTACATAAGCGGAGCCAATGCAGATCTATATGTAGTAGATGATACGAACGCATCGTACTATACGCGTATTCATCATAATGGAACCAATGGCTATATAGATACAGGAGCAGGGGATCTATACCTTAGGCCAAACTCTAATACTGTACGTGTAACGAACATAAATGCATCGAATTCAGTTTTTGGTGGTTACATAGGTGGAGGTATAGCGTCTTCAAACACAGCCGTAGGCGCTACAAACGCTTGTCGGTCTACGGCGACAGATGGATTTGGTGCTTACATAATTGGAACCTGCAGCTCCCTAAGAAAGTTTAAAGACAACATAGCGGATCTTACGCTTGACATAAATACGTTAAGGTTACTGCACCCGGTCGAATTTGACTGGAATATTGACAATAATCAGCATTCGATTGGTTTTGTTGCTGAAGAGGTCGAACAAGTTAGCCCATTATTGGCAGAGTACGCAGACGGTCAGCTGTCTGGAGTTGCATATAACTTGATGTCATCACTTCTGGTTAAATCAGTCCAACAACTCGACGTCCAAGTCCAATCCATGGATGCTCGACTATCAGTGGTCGAGTCTGGAAACTTCTCTGGTAACTTACGTGTCGCTGGTAACACTCAATTAATCGGTAATCTTACTGTAGCTGGTTATACAACTCTAACCAACCTAACTGTAACTGGCAACACCACCGTAGCTAACCTAACGGTCAATGGAAAGATTATCACCGCTGGAGCTACTCCAACAGTAGTTCTTGGCGCCAACACTGTAGTAGGTCAAAACGGAACAGTATCAATAGAAGGTAATGACACAGCCGGAACAATAACCTATATCAGTGGAACTCAAAACTTACCAACTCATGACCTATCAACAGGAAAACAGCTGGAGGTAACATTTAGCTCTGAGTATGGCTCGGCACCAAAAATAACCCTAACATCCACTAGTAGTTCAGCTTCACTTGTGAGCTACTATGTTACCAAAACGACTACGGGTTTTGCGATTAACTTTACATCTGCTCCCGCTGCTGGGCAGACATACTCGTTTGATTACCAAGTTGTCCAATAA